In one Methanobrevibacter arboriphilus genomic region, the following are encoded:
- a CDS encoding helix-hairpin-helix domain-containing protein, whose translation MVEFEELPEVGEKTAQKLRDAGYNTIIDLAIVEPEELAEKAKIGNKLAKDLVSFSKELENAAENIEIDYTSLEEKKYDFDLKKENQYLVAGFKASEKYNKDLKGEKLKEAFEEYKGGKIE comes from the coding sequence ATGGTTGAATTTGAAGAATTGCCCGAAGTAGGGGAAAAAACAGCACAAAAACTACGAGATGCAGGTTATAATACAATCATTGATTTAGCTATTGTTGAACCTGAGGAGTTAGCTGAAAAAGCTAAAATTGGTAATAAATTAGCTAAGGATCTTGTAAGTTTTTCTAAAGAATTGGAAAATGCAGCTGAAAATATTGAAATAGATTATACTAGTTTAGAAGAAAAAAAATATGATTTTGATTTAAAAAAAGAAAACCAGTATCTTGTAGCTGGATTCAAAGCCAGTGAAAAATATAATAAAGATTTAAAAGGTGAAAAGTTAAAAGAAGCCTTTGAAGAATATAAAGGAGGAAAAATAGAATGA
- a CDS encoding ADP-ribosyltransferase — protein MPKLARKVIGHLDQCIMALKSSNHPKKYSFKSEKDLYRQLQIYLNNLIDKKVNQINDPDLNKYTANSFAQEAIFLNIFSLNNPTIVRDFQTILNSPLTDNNAVTRNLISVSADNTARIISELETERVLKNLEYVERTLEQSKIDLDKYNSLSEKLSPTVSRQEILERSLEEGKMYNGRDLSYKELNNLAKNLENYKTHRVDYDEALAINEEARANGLPPVYTHKKWIWSGLENTRHSNMDDEIVELEDMFEVKNEVSGDIDHLLFPGDVENYHNPGNIINCGCTYEIISDYSDYEEINNQLSEDSLKELDKKYSKEYSENVKRSMKMYSDDGNIVNDCLINHNGKWNSDLETKYGINEQKYKNMVKNLNNSQVKLVEDTNLFRGFKNNVNDFYLGQSIEHSGFASTSFDRGVAKFHATEKGSILQIDAPKGTKGVYIKQNSLRPEEVEFLLPKGTVLEVYKINKSNGIVHCALNYL, from the coding sequence ATGCCAAAACTAGCACGAAAAGTGATTGGTCATTTAGATCAGTGTATAATGGCTTTAAAAAGTTCAAACCATCCAAAAAAGTATAGTTTTAAGTCTGAAAAAGATTTATATAGGCAATTGCAGATTTATCTAAATAATCTTATTGATAAAAAAGTTAATCAAATTAATGATCCTGATCTTAATAAGTATACAGCTAATAGTTTTGCTCAAGAAGCTATTTTCTTAAACATTTTCAGTCTTAATAATCCTACTATTGTACGTGATTTTCAGACAATACTTAATAGTCCTTTAACAGATAATAATGCTGTCACAAGAAATCTTATTAGTGTTTCTGCAGATAATACTGCTCGAATTATATCTGAATTGGAAACTGAGCGAGTTTTAAAGAATCTTGAATATGTTGAAAGAACTTTAGAACAATCTAAAATTGATTTAGATAAATATAATAGTTTAAGTGAAAAATTAAGTCCGACTGTTTCAAGACAAGAAATTCTTGAACGATCTCTTGAAGAGGGGAAAATGTATAATGGTCGCGATTTGTCTTATAAAGAACTAAATAATCTTGCTAAGAATCTTGAAAATTATAAAACTCATAGGGTTGATTATGACGAAGCTTTAGCTATTAATGAAGAAGCTAGAGCTAATGGTTTACCTCCTGTATATACTCATAAAAAATGGATATGGTCTGGATTGGAAAATACTCGTCATAGTAATATGGATGATGAGATTGTTGAACTTGAAGATATGTTTGAAGTTAAAAATGAAGTTAGTGGTGATATAGATCATCTATTGTTTCCTGGTGATGTAGAAAATTATCATAATCCTGGAAATATTATTAATTGTGGATGTACCTATGAAATAATATCTGATTATAGTGATTATGAAGAAATTAATAATCAACTATCTGAAGATAGTTTAAAAGAATTAGATAAAAAGTATAGTAAAGAATATTCTGAAAATGTGAAAAGATCCATGAAAATGTATTCTGATGATGGTAACATTGTTAATGATTGTCTTATAAATCATAATGGTAAATGGAATTCTGATTTAGAAACTAAATATGGTATAAATGAACAAAAATATAAAAATATGGTGAAAAATTTAAATAATAGTCAAGTTAAGCTAGTTGAAGATACAAATCTTTTTAGAGGGTTTAAAAATAATGTTAATGACTTTTATTTAGGTCAATCTATTGAACACAGTGGTTTTGCTTCAACTAGTTTTGATAGAGGTGTTGCAAAATTCCATGCTACAGAAAAAGGAAGTATTTTGCAGATTGATGCTCCAAAAGGAACTAAAGGAGTTTATATAAAACAAAATTCTTTAAGGCCTGAAGAAGTAGAGTTTTTATTACCCAAAGGTACTGTATTAGAAGTTTATAAAATCAATAAATCAAATGGCATAGTTCATTGTGCCCTAAATTATTTATAA
- a CDS encoding XkdF-like putative serine protease domain-containing protein: MITIAKTMIVNKNEEQRLITLPLLIPNYDDCDAPHGEKQLSIEEIADFSHKYMEKYRKVDGGHTYIKTKKEVAVPVESWQLREDTAMKTIEGDEITYPEGTWMGTLKVFDDDAWDKVDKGIYTGGSVTVLEEAVADDIVLKEAAEKGRVLIKDIPDPAVATIALVEKPCVFGAKFCSVKAATKSDKKESFEAKRDKISGAIRKKFGDDNYVQLTYDDKVVVHSWKEEKYYEILYSIGLDDTIEFGEPVEVEQEFVAKKMLEVAKKAGRSISDSTFNKLKNAWDSLGKLIDKANNEREDNSLGLKSDKMTNDNEKNKDVVTKAELDTILDEKFEKQEDKLVEAVKAANETDEDKKKKKLDKIKKDLEDLGIDTSKIDFTVKKPENDEDEEVVSKKEYNEVVEKNKEYAEQLGIDVESQSLKGKDDDSNVSTKSEDDRIFASMNKTKKSMKNE; encoded by the coding sequence GTGATTACAATTGCAAAAACAATGATTGTAAACAAAAATGAAGAACAAAGACTCATCACATTACCTTTACTGATTCCAAACTATGATGATTGCGACGCTCCACATGGAGAAAAACAATTATCAATAGAAGAAATAGCTGATTTTTCTCACAAATATATGGAAAAATATAGGAAAGTCGATGGAGGCCATACCTATATTAAAACTAAAAAAGAAGTAGCTGTTCCTGTCGAATCTTGGCAATTAAGAGAAGACACAGCTATGAAAACCATTGAAGGTGATGAGATTACTTATCCTGAAGGTACTTGGATGGGAACTTTGAAAGTTTTTGATGATGATGCTTGGGATAAAGTTGATAAAGGCATTTATACGGGTGGAAGTGTCACTGTACTTGAAGAAGCTGTTGCTGATGATATTGTTCTTAAAGAAGCTGCTGAAAAAGGTCGTGTTCTTATTAAAGATATTCCAGATCCTGCTGTTGCAACAATAGCACTCGTGGAAAAACCATGTGTTTTTGGTGCTAAATTTTGTAGTGTTAAAGCAGCTACTAAATCAGATAAAAAAGAGTCTTTTGAAGCTAAAAGAGATAAAATTTCAGGAGCTATTAGAAAAAAATTTGGTGATGATAACTATGTTCAATTGACTTATGATGATAAGGTAGTTGTTCATAGTTGGAAAGAGGAAAAATATTATGAGATTCTATATTCTATTGGATTGGATGATACTATTGAATTTGGAGAGCCTGTGGAAGTTGAACAAGAATTTGTAGCTAAAAAAATGTTAGAAGTAGCTAAAAAAGCAGGGCGTAGTATAAGTGATTCCACATTTAATAAATTAAAAAATGCTTGGGATTCATTAGGTAAATTGATTGATAAAGCAAATAATGAAAGAGAGGATAATTCTCTTGGATTAAAAAGTGATAAAATGACTAATGATAATGAAAAAAACAAAGATGTTGTGACTAAAGCTGAATTAGATACAATATTAGATGAAAAATTTGAAAAACAGGAAGATAAATTAGTTGAAGCTGTTAAAGCAGCAAATGAAACTGATGAAGATAAGAAGAAGAAAAAACTTGATAAAATAAAAAAAGATTTAGAAGATTTAGGGATAGATACATCTAAAATAGATTTCACTGTAAAAAAACCCGAAAATGATGAAGATGAGGAAGTTGTAAGTAAAAAAGAATATAACGAAGTTGTTGAGAAAAATAAAGAATATGCAGAACAGTTAGGAATAGATGTAGAATCACAATCATTAAAAGGAAAAGATGATGATTCTAATGTTTCTACTAAATCTGAAGATGATAGAATATTCGCTTCTATGAATAAAACTAAAAAATCAATGAAAAATGAATAA
- a CDS encoding phage portal protein: MSRTPEFFIVDDEAVESSVFEQYSIKSESIEESQQIKDPFNDFYGNKGLIQPKLDPYKLAKLSKINTYHRASCRIKSNDIGGLGYNIKPVTDNPNEKNKILLQEFFEGSDEILEDILRKNRRDIEELGYCVLEVIRTGYAAKGIPKKIAHIPAKTVRIHQDENKYCQIRGTKERWFKRIGYEKDIDKENGEEHPLGYLSTDKRATEIILSVKYSTDDEYYGEPDSVSAHNAILGDKTRAEYNISFFENYGVPTYSVSVLGDFDPGEKDPKTGKTQIQKNIENKFKSFKKNPHSVMITTIPSRKGAKNVEIRFEKLSVETKEASFRMYRVDNRDEVLTSHGVDPNRAGVITTGALGGNVAGETKKNYKESVVIPQQRTLAALINKYIVRHEWGFKIFDYNFELKTLDTDDLTQKIDNDCKLMDHAALTPNEVRRRNGLEPVTDNPLMDMYYLNNIPLEEDRDVDPVIVNLENLRDNIIQEVENNAKTSTKSDWSFRSVYNGFKKFKPSKKV, from the coding sequence ATGAGCAGAACTCCTGAATTTTTTATAGTAGATGATGAAGCTGTTGAATCTAGTGTATTTGAACAATACTCTATTAAATCAGAATCAATAGAAGAATCTCAGCAAATCAAAGACCCTTTTAATGATTTTTATGGAAACAAAGGTCTTATTCAGCCTAAGCTTGATCCTTATAAATTAGCTAAACTATCTAAAATTAATACTTATCATAGAGCTTCTTGTCGTATAAAATCTAATGATATTGGAGGTTTAGGTTATAATATTAAACCTGTCACTGATAATCCTAATGAGAAAAATAAGATACTTTTACAAGAGTTTTTTGAAGGTTCGGATGAAATTCTTGAAGATATATTACGAAAAAATAGAAGAGACATTGAAGAATTAGGATATTGTGTTTTAGAAGTTATAAGAACAGGATATGCAGCTAAAGGTATTCCTAAGAAAATAGCTCATATTCCAGCTAAAACAGTACGTATTCATCAAGATGAAAATAAATACTGTCAGATTAGAGGAACTAAAGAAAGATGGTTTAAACGCATTGGGTATGAAAAAGACATTGATAAAGAAAATGGTGAAGAACACCCATTAGGTTATTTATCCACTGATAAAAGAGCTACTGAGATTATACTAAGTGTTAAATATTCAACTGATGATGAATATTATGGTGAGCCAGATTCTGTTTCTGCACATAATGCCATATTAGGTGATAAAACAAGAGCAGAGTATAATATTTCTTTCTTTGAAAATTATGGAGTTCCCACTTACTCAGTAAGTGTTTTAGGTGATTTTGACCCAGGAGAAAAAGACCCTAAAACTGGTAAAACTCAAATACAGAAAAACATTGAGAATAAGTTTAAATCTTTTAAGAAGAATCCACATAGTGTCATGATTACAACTATTCCTAGCCGTAAAGGTGCTAAAAATGTTGAAATACGGTTTGAAAAGTTATCTGTTGAGACTAAAGAAGCTAGTTTCAGAATGTACCGTGTTGATAACCGTGATGAAGTACTAACTAGTCATGGTGTCGATCCTAATCGTGCAGGAGTAATCACTACTGGAGCATTAGGAGGTAATGTTGCAGGCGAAACTAAGAAAAATTATAAAGAAAGTGTAGTGATTCCTCAACAGAGAACATTAGCTGCTTTGATTAATAAGTATATTGTTCGCCACGAATGGGGATTTAAAATATTTGATTATAATTTTGAACTTAAAACATTAGATACAGATGATCTTACACAGAAAATAGATAATGATTGTAAGTTAATGGATCATGCAGCTCTCACTCCTAATGAAGTTAGACGTCGTAATGGACTTGAACCTGTTACTGATAATCCTTTAATGGATATGTATTATTTAAACAACATCCCTTTAGAAGAAGATAGGGATGTTGATCCTGTTATTGTGAATCTTGAAAATCTGAGAGATAATATTATACAAGAGGTTGAAAACAATGCCAAAACTAGCACGAAAAGTGATTGGTCATTTAGATCAGTGTATAATGGCTTTAAAAAGTTCAAACCATCCAAAAAAGTATAG
- a CDS encoding carboxypeptidase-like regulatory domain-containing protein, protein MTTTLDKITNQEAAFKNMTNIKDGKAILSPEHLGQFLAYAALDNIMLAGSKPELMNAPEKNLNRAGIVGRVLTNGYDDDGNTRELGETEKKSLSFGANTLIARKLKACAKIQDEDIEDNITGEGLVQFLLSEMGRAIGEDLSLYTAFGDSDLTKSQDPLLCISDGWFKKAAHQLEVGTDFDMGGANQVERLFNTAIKKLSPRFRKRDKLVFYVPFEVEDAYRELLASRQTGLGDATQIGFAELKYKQISIKNPNALDDPEVRELIASGKMMLTDPKNLAWGIRKNMSIEPERKAGLERTDYWFRVRGDMDMYFREGAVTTTIPLDILEESLIADGGDISPIETIPTVPVFVKDSSDNPIDGAKAVLKNSDNVTRQVTVGVDGKGVLNSVVAGDWTATVTATGYETLIEPVTINDDTEISFTLTAE, encoded by the coding sequence ATGACTACAACTTTAGATAAAATAACAAATCAAGAAGCTGCATTTAAAAATATGACCAATATAAAAGATGGTAAAGCTATTTTATCACCTGAACATCTTGGTCAGTTTTTAGCTTATGCCGCATTAGACAATATAATGTTAGCAGGTTCCAAACCTGAGCTAATGAATGCTCCAGAGAAAAACTTAAATCGTGCTGGAATCGTTGGAAGAGTATTAACCAATGGTTATGATGATGATGGAAACACTCGTGAATTAGGTGAAACTGAAAAGAAATCTCTTAGTTTTGGAGCTAATACTTTAATAGCTAGAAAACTTAAAGCCTGTGCAAAAATACAGGATGAAGATATTGAAGACAATATCACAGGGGAAGGCTTAGTGCAGTTTTTACTTAGTGAAATGGGTAGAGCTATTGGTGAAGACTTATCATTATATACTGCATTTGGAGATAGTGATTTAACTAAATCTCAAGATCCTCTTTTATGTATTAGTGATGGTTGGTTTAAAAAAGCAGCTCATCAATTAGAAGTAGGAACTGATTTTGATATGGGGGGTGCTAATCAAGTAGAAAGACTATTTAACACTGCTATTAAGAAATTGTCTCCAAGATTCCGTAAAAGAGATAAACTAGTATTTTATGTTCCTTTCGAAGTTGAAGACGCATACAGGGAATTATTAGCTAGTAGACAAACTGGTTTAGGGGATGCAACACAAATAGGATTTGCAGAACTCAAATACAAACAGATTAGTATTAAAAATCCTAATGCTCTCGATGACCCTGAGGTAAGGGAACTTATTGCATCTGGTAAAATGATGTTAACTGATCCTAAAAATCTTGCATGGGGTATTAGGAAGAACATGAGTATTGAACCTGAAAGAAAAGCAGGTCTTGAAAGAACTGATTATTGGTTCCGTGTTCGTGGAGATATGGATATGTACTTCAGAGAAGGTGCAGTAACTACAACTATTCCTCTTGATATATTAGAAGAAAGTTTAATCGCCGATGGAGGGGACATATCACCTATAGAAACCATACCTACTGTCCCTGTTTTTGTTAAAGACAGTTCTGATAATCCTATCGACGGAGCTAAAGCAGTACTTAAAAATAGTGATAATGTGACAAGACAAGTTACCGTCGGAGTTGATGGTAAAGGTGTTCTTAATAGTGTTGTTGCTGGTGATTGGACTGCTACTGTCACAGCTACTGGTTATGAAACATTAATTGAACCTGTTACTATTAACGATGATACAGAAATATCTTTCACTTTAACAGCAGAATAA